The following proteins are co-located in the Desulfobacterales bacterium genome:
- a CDS encoding class I SAM-dependent methyltransferase, whose translation MMLNRNITNHFNWILDNLIPPVMRDNKLLVRLCFWLLFGDKAKYFMEFKNKAPHLSQEEYKFYYNLLSDKHIKRKTDLNQQCIDRILSNIIGESTLDVGCGKGFLSMAMANRMNMRVVGIDLHIPEHLTQHSNPLFIEDNIEELPLKDSSFDNVVCTHTIEHLLNPEKTIKEIRRVAKKKIIIIVPRQREYRYTFDLHIHFFPYIFSLQKLMKNEYATCEIIGNDIYYEEWV comes from the coding sequence ATGATGCTTAACAGAAATATTACAAATCATTTTAACTGGATATTAGATAATTTAATCCCACCAGTAATGAGAGACAATAAATTATTAGTGAGGCTTTGTTTTTGGCTGTTGTTTGGAGATAAAGCTAAATATTTTATGGAATTTAAAAATAAAGCGCCTCATCTGAGTCAAGAAGAATACAAATTTTATTATAATTTATTATCTGATAAACATATTAAAAGAAAAACCGATTTAAATCAGCAATGTATTGATAGAATATTATCAAATATAATCGGTGAAAGCACCTTGGATGTCGGTTGCGGCAAAGGTTTTTTATCAATGGCAATGGCAAATAGAATGAATATGCGGGTTGTCGGCATAGATCTTCATATTCCTGAACACTTAACTCAGCATTCTAACCCTTTGTTTATAGAAGATAATATTGAAGAACTGCCTTTAAAAGACAGCTCGTTCGACAATGTTGTATGCACGCATACAATTGAACATTTGCTGAACCCTGAAAAAACTATTAAAGAAATACGAAGGGTGGCAAAGAAGAAAATAATTATAATTGTGCCGAGGCAAAGAGAATATCGGTATACTTTTGACCTGCATATTCATTTTTTCCCTTATATTTTCAGCCTCCAAAAATTAATGAAAAATGAGTATGCTACCTGCGAAATTATCGGAAATGATATTTATTATGAAGAATGGGTTTAA
- a CDS encoding radical SAM protein has translation MAFSNKHYDVILVNPPAEYVIEEYDHPDYPNISIAYIGNYLEKNGGITPALIDARLARLSFVETVDQIVSLNPSIVGITSFTHSIPMAARIAQELKQKLNDIVVVLGGFHTTFLPERTLHEYPVFDYLVAGEGEVAFLKLIESILAGNPCETMNGVWYNKFGKIVNNNPKADILRDIDEIGEPGWHLFDQDVIKKFCRYLPVITQRGCPFQCNFCSRPYGNKVRKRNNLLVVDEIERNVNQYNVKHIDFYDETFSANKKATKQLCSEIINRGINVSWCCTTHVNTLDNEIVHLMKKAGCVEVRFGVESGNTEIINQMKKGITKKKILEAHELFKEAKITTTAFFILGHPNESLKSLWDTVKFAIRINADKTAIGIMVPYPGSEIWNMVNEGRGGIKISRQNGAIIISN, from the coding sequence ATGGCATTTAGCAATAAACACTACGATGTAATCCTTGTTAATCCCCCCGCGGAATATGTCATCGAAGAATATGACCATCCCGATTATCCGAATATAAGTATAGCATATATTGGAAACTACTTAGAAAAAAACGGGGGGATTACCCCCGCGCTGATAGATGCAAGATTGGCTCGTCTTTCATTTGTGGAAACTGTCGATCAAATCGTTTCGCTTAACCCTTCAATTGTTGGAATAACATCATTTACCCATTCAATCCCCATGGCAGCAAGGATTGCACAGGAGCTGAAGCAAAAACTTAATGATATTGTAGTTGTTTTAGGCGGTTTTCATACGACATTTTTGCCTGAACGAACACTTCATGAATATCCTGTGTTTGATTATCTCGTTGCAGGTGAGGGGGAAGTCGCTTTTTTAAAATTGATTGAATCCATTCTGGCTGGCAATCCTTGCGAAACAATGAATGGGGTTTGGTATAATAAATTCGGAAAAATTGTTAATAATAACCCAAAAGCCGATATCCTAAGAGATATTGACGAGATTGGTGAGCCAGGTTGGCATCTTTTCGATCAAGATGTAATAAAAAAATTTTGCAGATATTTACCTGTTATTACGCAACGTGGATGTCCTTTTCAATGTAATTTCTGCAGCAGGCCATATGGGAACAAAGTCAGAAAACGAAACAATCTTCTGGTCGTTGATGAAATAGAAAGAAATGTAAACCAATATAATGTTAAACACATTGATTTTTATGATGAAACTTTTTCAGCCAATAAAAAAGCGACCAAGCAATTGTGCTCAGAAATAATTAACCGCGGTATAAATGTCTCGTGGTGTTGCACAACTCATGTAAACACCCTAGATAATGAAATCGTTCATTTAATGAAAAAAGCAGGCTGCGTTGAAGTCAGATTTGGTGTTGAGTCGGGGAATACAGAAATTATTAATCAAATGAAGAAAGGAATTACAAAGAAAAAGATACTAGAAGCCCATGAATTGTTCAAGGAGGCTAAAATCACAACAACTGCTTTTTTTATTCTCGGGCATCCCAATGAATCACTAAAATCATTATGGGATACGGTCAAATTTGCAATTCGAATAAATGCGGACAAAACTGCCATTGGTATCATGGTGCCTTATCCTGGCAGTGAGATCTGGAATATGGTGAATGAGGGAAGGGGGGGTATAAAAATCTCTCGCCAAAATGGAGCGATTATAATAAGCAATTAG
- a CDS encoding acyltransferase family protein, translated as MTLSKPDNIFWINLLRVVSIFAVVMLHSSADIVINITDKSSISWWVGNFFDSATRWSVPVFVMISGVLLLDPQKKESFRQFYEKRANRILLPLLFWTLAYLLILKFFYNIELDFLKVLISVLKGNTYPHLWFIYMLIGLYAFTPYLRRFIQSSSNKDRFFLIIFIFCFACLHTFMDYFFFNNTSRKLQTIFSLFIPYIGYFILGYQLSLIDKCKLPYKIIISLILLPFLIVFVCAGLTTHEFGLAKGLYFYDYLNPAVIILSAGIFLFVNKLLDSPDTPNKLFSSFIEKIAPYSLGIYLMHPMISEIFRFYFEITPRSFNFLIGIPVHSIANFMICIFAISIIIRIPYLRRVVS; from the coding sequence GTGACCCTATCAAAACCGGACAACATATTCTGGATAAATCTGCTGCGAGTCGTTTCTATATTTGCCGTTGTCATGCTTCATAGTTCAGCAGATATTGTTATAAACATCACTGATAAATCTTCGATATCCTGGTGGGTGGGGAATTTTTTCGATTCCGCCACCCGCTGGTCAGTCCCCGTCTTTGTCATGATCAGCGGTGTTCTACTTTTAGATCCTCAAAAAAAAGAATCTTTTAGGCAGTTTTACGAAAAACGCGCTAATAGGATACTGCTGCCATTATTATTCTGGACGTTAGCCTATCTCCTTATTTTAAAGTTTTTTTACAATATAGAGTTAGATTTTTTGAAGGTATTGATTTCAGTTCTAAAAGGTAATACTTATCCACATCTCTGGTTTATATACATGCTTATTGGCCTATATGCCTTTACGCCATATCTGAGGCGATTTATTCAATCATCTTCAAACAAAGACAGATTTTTTCTAATTATTTTTATTTTTTGTTTTGCCTGCCTTCACACTTTCATGGATTATTTCTTTTTTAATAATACGAGCAGAAAGTTACAAACCATATTCTCTTTATTCATTCCCTATATAGGTTATTTCATTTTAGGATATCAGTTAAGTTTAATAGATAAGTGCAAGTTACCTTATAAGATTATAATTTCTCTTATCTTATTGCCTTTTCTCATAGTCTTTGTCTGTGCTGGTTTAACAACTCACGAATTTGGGCTTGCAAAAGGTTTATACTTTTATGACTATCTAAATCCTGCCGTTATTATTTTGTCTGCTGGTATATTCTTATTTGTTAATAAATTATTGGATTCCCCGGATACGCCTAACAAGCTTTTCTCCTCCTTTATTGAAAAAATAGCACCGTATTCATTGGGAATTTATTTGATGCATCCGATGATTTCTGAAATTTTTAGATTTTATTTTGAGATAACGCCTCGAAGTTTTAACTTTTTGATTGGCATACCAGTGCATTCTATAGCTAATTTTATGATTTGCATATTTGCGATATCAATAATAATAAGGATTCCATATTTAAGGAGGGTGGTAAGCTGA
- a CDS encoding YfhO family protein — protein MNMTTQNHRLHKDLIWIALIITISIVIFFSKLIFSKHDGFIHGDNLRYFFWNAQFIKDTFLSGEIPLWNPHYYSGHPFQANPATFIFYPSTLFYILLPLTWAFTIDILLHIFIAAFGMYFLVKLITNSRYAAVASFIVYCFNGSFVLRALGQLTLLHASALIPWVFYFIEKAYKTKQRKYYYLTGLIVGLQILSGDPQTNLYTVLFLSLFYLIRVVIDIKELTRDSFFKISGYYLFIPLLAFGVSAIQLFPSLEFQSLSLRANNTYEFATNVSFSPLSMLLFYFVPQPSNFNYWEFSCYLGILSVIIVLIGGVLSDYKKYSISFFIMLLVAVTIMLGDSTPVYRFYYKFIPLISTFRGPARCAIIFNFIAAVLAGFGVHYLLAKGLRIKAYIAAMIGLVIILSSIIYLSGFYSIQLTSREMILAISLTITSMVLISLVLIIKNKHVLAWMILTAIFVDLFLVSMPMINRMCELDDMENFINKKPYEHIFEQDSGFYRVNIPGYGFSLYGDPARGMAFNYYCANGNTPIILKDYFHFIYSMADLPEPQKFRHTFSREIFYDYKSAFSSRILRIKYALVKERNKYRLMRSKHLQPEAKLLNKIIFTPNYEDHIKYLKESSFNPKKTVLMLEEDRNYVVSNFIKNGSPEKDSVNVYDRSPNHLKLRSKSRGTTILLLSELYCPGWKAYVDGKRVPILRADYLLRAIKLEPGKHNITFIYRPSSFYIGAIITISTLLVLVPIFFRMLRPRFEHGQHLLPQRPNNKIVKQ, from the coding sequence ATGAATATGACAACCCAAAATCATAGGCTTCATAAAGATTTAATTTGGATTGCGCTAATAATAACCATATCTATAGTTATTTTTTTCAGTAAGCTAATTTTTAGTAAACATGACGGCTTTATTCACGGTGACAACCTAAGATATTTTTTTTGGAATGCACAATTTATAAAAGATACATTCCTTTCGGGCGAGATTCCGCTTTGGAATCCTCATTATTATAGTGGCCACCCTTTTCAGGCAAATCCTGCAACTTTTATATTCTACCCTTCAACATTGTTTTATATCCTCCTGCCATTAACTTGGGCTTTTACGATAGATATATTACTCCATATTTTTATCGCTGCATTCGGCATGTATTTCTTGGTAAAACTTATCACGAATTCCCGTTATGCGGCAGTGGCCTCGTTTATCGTATACTGCTTTAATGGGAGCTTCGTTTTAAGAGCCTTAGGGCAACTCACTCTGCTTCATGCATCTGCACTCATACCATGGGTGTTCTATTTTATTGAAAAGGCCTATAAAACAAAACAGAGAAAATATTACTATCTCACAGGGTTAATTGTCGGGCTGCAAATTTTGAGTGGTGATCCACAAACTAATCTATACACAGTCTTGTTTTTAAGTTTATTTTACCTTATCAGGGTGGTTATTGATATAAAGGAGCTTACGAGAGATTCTTTTTTTAAGATATCCGGATACTACCTTTTTATACCCCTGCTTGCATTTGGAGTAAGCGCTATTCAGTTATTCCCAAGCTTAGAATTTCAATCTCTCAGCTTGAGGGCAAACAATACTTATGAGTTTGCTACAAACGTCTCATTTTCCCCGCTTTCAATGCTGTTGTTTTATTTCGTTCCCCAACCAAGTAATTTTAATTATTGGGAATTCAGTTGTTATCTTGGAATATTGAGTGTTATTATAGTTTTAATAGGAGGGGTCTTATCAGATTATAAAAAATATTCTATAAGTTTTTTTATCATGTTGCTTGTCGCGGTCACCATTATGCTTGGAGACTCTACACCTGTTTACAGGTTCTATTATAAATTTATTCCCCTGATCTCAACTTTTCGAGGGCCGGCTAGATGCGCCATAATATTTAATTTTATTGCAGCCGTATTAGCTGGCTTTGGTGTCCATTATCTTTTAGCAAAAGGCCTGAGAATCAAGGCTTATATAGCTGCTATGATCGGGTTGGTTATAATTTTATCAAGTATAATTTATTTATCTGGTTTTTATTCTATTCAATTGACGTCAAGAGAAATGATACTTGCGATTTCTCTTACAATTACCAGTATGGTCCTTATAAGTCTGGTACTAATTATAAAAAACAAACACGTGCTTGCGTGGATGATACTAACTGCAATATTCGTGGACCTTTTCCTGGTATCCATGCCGATGATAAACCGCATGTGTGAATTAGATGACATGGAGAATTTTATAAATAAGAAACCTTATGAACATATCTTTGAACAAGACTCTGGTTTTTATCGTGTAAATATACCTGGGTATGGATTTTCACTTTATGGTGACCCTGCAAGGGGCATGGCATTTAACTATTATTGTGCAAATGGCAATACGCCAATTATATTAAAAGACTATTTTCATTTTATCTATTCAATGGCGGATTTGCCTGAACCCCAAAAATTCCGACATACATTTTCGCGAGAAATCTTCTACGATTATAAATCTGCATTCAGCTCAAGAATCTTACGTATTAAATACGCTCTAGTAAAAGAGAGAAACAAATACAGATTGATGCGGTCAAAGCATCTCCAGCCTGAAGCCAAGCTTCTAAATAAGATAATATTTACACCTAACTATGAGGATCATATTAAATACTTAAAAGAATCTTCTTTTAACCCTAAAAAAACGGTACTTATGTTAGAAGAGGATCGAAATTATGTCGTGTCAAATTTTATTAAAAATGGATCGCCTGAAAAGGATAGCGTTAATGTTTATGATCGCTCGCCTAATCATTTGAAACTAAGATCAAAATCGAGGGGGACGACTATACTTCTTCTCAGTGAATTATACTGCCCTGGCTGGAAAGCTTACGTTGATGGGAAGAGGGTTCCGATTCTAAGAGCCGACTACCTATTGAGGGCCATTAAGCTGGAGCCTGGAAAGCATAACATAACTTTTATTTATCGGCCTTCAAGTTTTTACATTGGGGCAATTATTACAATATCTACTTTATTGGTCCTTGTGCCTATATTTTTCAGAATGTTGAGGCCTCGTTTTGAGCATGGCCAGCATTTGCTGCCGCAACGGCCCAACAATAAAATAGTCAAACAATAA
- a CDS encoding GtrA family protein: protein MKLPKELIRYGIVGTTTNVSGYLIFVFFTTVLNLSPVLTVSIFYPFFLILAFYFNKNWSFRHKGDISKSVVKYLIAYLGCYILNVGALKLFYEYLGYSHLIVQAVAICVLALILFMTQKYWVFNMQGLSISREQPS, encoded by the coding sequence ATGAAGCTGCCTAAAGAATTGATCCGTTATGGAATAGTCGGCACCACCACCAATGTTTCCGGCTACTTAATTTTTGTTTTTTTTACAACCGTGCTTAATCTTAGCCCTGTACTGACGGTTAGTATTTTTTACCCTTTTTTCCTCATACTAGCATTTTATTTCAATAAGAATTGGTCTTTTCGCCACAAGGGTGATATTTCAAAATCAGTGGTCAAATATCTCATTGCATATCTAGGCTGTTATATTTTGAACGTCGGAGCTCTGAAGCTTTTTTATGAATATCTTGGCTATTCTCATCTGATTGTGCAGGCTGTTGCTATTTGTGTACTCGCTCTAATACTTTTCATGACGCAAAAATACTGGGTTTTTAACATGCAGGGGCTTTCGATTTCCCGCGAGCAGCCTTCATAA
- a CDS encoding acyltransferase, translating to MIDNDRLKNYMEAPSMGLGWTYIHTRASSLHRYFLERGIHLIFSRIPGPLGIVLRAVAYKPFFQRHSNTAFLESSTDLFYMDAIKYEKGVYIDKFCRIHASAASIELGKNNRIMKGAYLCSYVSNARIGEGIITGSDCWIGINAVLASGQGGIFIGNNVLIGPNAAIVTGNHDFKRTDVPTTEQNYYGKPIYINDNVWIGANSTVLGGVSVGEHSVIAAGSVVTDDVPAYTVAGGVPARPLSEIKRK from the coding sequence ATGATCGATAATGACCGTCTGAAAAACTACATGGAAGCCCCCTCTATGGGGCTGGGGTGGACATACATTCATACCCGCGCCTCGAGTCTGCACCGCTATTTCCTTGAGCGGGGCATCCATCTGATTTTTTCAAGAATTCCCGGGCCATTGGGAATTGTGCTTCGTGCTGTTGCATATAAGCCGTTTTTCCAAAGACACTCAAATACGGCTTTTCTCGAGTCATCAACAGACCTTTTTTATATGGACGCAATTAAATATGAAAAAGGTGTTTATATTGATAAATTCTGTAGAATTCACGCATCCGCTGCCAGCATTGAGTTGGGTAAAAACAACAGGATCATGAAAGGCGCTTATTTATGTTCATACGTTTCCAACGCCAGAATCGGCGAAGGTATTATAACAGGTTCGGATTGCTGGATTGGAATCAACGCTGTACTCGCATCCGGCCAGGGGGGGATATTTATCGGCAACAATGTCCTGATCGGCCCCAATGCAGCTATTGTCACCGGCAATCATGATTTTAAGCGGACGGATGTGCCAACTACAGAGCAAAACTATTACGGCAAACCCATATATATTAATGATAATGTGTGGATAGGCGCTAATTCTACGGTCTTGGGGGGTGTCTCCGTGGGCGAGCATTCAGTAATTGCCGCGGGGTCTGTGGTGACAGATGATGTTCCTGCATATACCGTCGCCGGAGGGGTCCCCGCCCGCCCGCTCAGTGAAATAAAACGAAAATGA
- a CDS encoding class I SAM-dependent methyltransferase, translated as MKPLSAQTFDLVAKIFYNEKFLNRIQQAINPMKGHRLLDAACGTGILKPCCSPAWYVGIDIDTKRVIEARNQYKTVDFTSSDAAKLAFKENSFDMILASGLFHHVNDQTAYNILAEFNRVLSADGKIIVIEAIWPQHWYNIFGALGRKLDQGNFVRYSWEYESLFKQCFNVDKKYLFTNYCLEYLLAILVKV; from the coding sequence ATGAAACCGCTTTCCGCTCAAACATTCGACCTCGTCGCAAAAATTTTTTATAATGAAAAATTTTTGAACCGTATTCAACAAGCGATAAATCCGATGAAAGGCCATAGGTTGCTTGATGCCGCCTGCGGCACCGGTATTTTAAAACCCTGCTGCAGCCCTGCCTGGTATGTGGGTATAGATATAGACACCAAAAGAGTGATAGAAGCCAGAAATCAATATAAAACAGTTGATTTTACCTCCTCCGATGCCGCAAAACTGGCTTTTAAAGAGAATTCTTTTGATATGATACTGGCTTCAGGGCTTTTTCATCATGTAAATGATCAGACGGCATATAATATTCTCGCAGAGTTTAACCGGGTATTATCGGCCGATGGCAAAATTATTGTCATAGAAGCGATTTGGCCGCAGCACTGGTATAATATTTTCGGTGCCTTGGGCAGGAAACTGGACCAGGGCAATTTTGTGCGCTATTCATGGGAGTATGAGTCGCTGTTCAAACAGTGCTTTAATGTGGATAAAAAATATCTTTTCACCAATTACTGCCTGGAATATCTCCTGGCAATTTTAGTAAAAGTATGA
- a CDS encoding DegT/DnrJ/EryC1/StrS family aminotransferase — MSDGKMKLGIIIPVYGNEKSLITLYQRINDALRNSDVVLTIYFVNDRSPDNSQKVLEDLAAQDTRVNVVLLSKNHGSFVAIYAGLNYARDNDAVIMLAADLQDPPEVIPEMIKKWREGYPVVLCVRRNRSDSFGTKIFSTFFNRLYRKFIMPDMPAGGFDFCLIDQRVADVIIKSAEKNTSLVGLIIWSGFERAYIPYDRAERVHGKSMWSFRKKVRYAINSVISFSSLPLKWFSFLGIFLSIICFLGIIITLYNYFSGRIPVSGWTSLILVILFLGSFQFLAFGILGEYFWNNLEQSRNRPLFIVDKKIDGNSLPATDSAPRESNQMVPFFDIKTVSSPVAQSLKESAGRVIEGPQIILGSAVAKFENELANYTGLKHAVGVGNGTDALTLALWAAGINPGDRVITTSLSAPATAVAILRAGATPFFVDVDETYLTISPEQIEKAATQGAKAIIPVHLYGNPCPMDVITEIAEKYNLAVIEDCAQSFGTTINGAHCGSYSIAAAFSFYPTKNLGAYGDGGAVMTNDTSIFEDLKLMRFYGQDASGQCVRQGINSRLDEIQAALLSERLKIIERQNNQRVKIMKTFDQALPFLNPVPALNGRIPHLYVVRPSDRESFRKFLLDNQIQTGVHYPIALPNHSYIKKHSIAEQFSAAENACQQVVSLPCLPGMSDAHVEKIIDVCRKWESQAS, encoded by the coding sequence ATGTCAGACGGAAAAATGAAACTGGGAATTATTATCCCGGTTTATGGCAATGAAAAAAGCTTAATAACCCTCTATCAAAGAATAAATGATGCGCTCCGTAATTCTGATGTTGTATTGACGATTTATTTCGTAAACGACAGATCCCCGGACAATAGCCAAAAAGTATTGGAAGATCTGGCCGCACAGGATACCCGTGTCAATGTGGTCTTACTTTCTAAAAATCACGGCTCTTTTGTGGCCATTTATGCGGGCCTAAATTACGCACGTGACAATGACGCGGTTATCATGCTGGCTGCAGATTTGCAGGACCCCCCTGAAGTAATCCCCGAAATGATCAAAAAATGGCGTGAGGGCTATCCTGTTGTTTTATGTGTCCGCCGCAATCGCTCAGATTCCTTTGGCACAAAAATTTTTTCAACCTTTTTTAATCGTCTTTACCGCAAATTTATCATGCCGGACATGCCGGCCGGCGGTTTTGATTTTTGCTTGATTGATCAACGCGTCGCCGATGTAATAATAAAATCGGCTGAAAAAAATACCAGCCTGGTAGGGCTTATTATCTGGTCCGGGTTTGAACGGGCATACATTCCCTATGACAGGGCGGAAAGAGTGCATGGAAAAAGCATGTGGTCTTTCCGAAAAAAAGTGCGCTACGCGATAAACAGCGTCATCTCTTTTTCCTCGCTGCCCCTTAAATGGTTTAGTTTTTTAGGGATATTTTTATCTATCATATGCTTTTTAGGAATAATCATTACGTTATACAATTATTTTAGCGGCCGGATTCCGGTTTCCGGCTGGACCTCTTTAATCCTTGTTATCCTCTTTTTAGGCTCATTTCAATTTCTGGCGTTTGGAATATTAGGTGAGTATTTCTGGAATAATCTGGAGCAAAGCCGTAACCGCCCACTTTTCATTGTTGATAAAAAAATAGATGGCAATTCCCTGCCCGCGACTGATAGCGCCCCCCGTGAATCGAATCAAATGGTGCCATTTTTTGACATCAAAACGGTTTCATCGCCGGTGGCGCAATCCTTGAAGGAAAGCGCCGGGCGGGTAATTGAGGGGCCCCAAATTATTTTAGGGTCTGCCGTTGCAAAATTTGAAAACGAACTGGCAAATTATACCGGCTTGAAACATGCCGTCGGCGTCGGCAACGGCACGGATGCCCTAACGCTGGCGCTATGGGCAGCAGGGATCAACCCCGGCGACCGTGTTATTACCACATCGCTTTCAGCCCCCGCAACCGCGGTTGCAATTCTACGCGCCGGCGCAACACCTTTTTTTGTGGATGTTGATGAAACCTATCTGACAATCTCTCCCGAACAAATTGAAAAGGCCGCAACACAAGGGGCTAAAGCCATCATTCCCGTTCACCTTTATGGCAATCCATGCCCTATGGACGTGATTACCGAAATTGCAGAAAAATATAATCTGGCTGTAATAGAAGACTGTGCCCAGTCATTTGGCACAACCATAAACGGCGCCCATTGCGGCAGTTATTCTATTGCTGCGGCATTCAGTTTTTACCCGACCAAAAATCTCGGCGCATATGGTGATGGCGGGGCTGTTATGACGAATGACACCAGCATTTTCGAAGATTTAAAATTAATGCGTTTTTACGGGCAGGACGCAAGCGGGCAATGCGTTCGGCAGGGCATTAATTCACGTTTGGATGAAATCCAGGCGGCCCTTTTATCCGAAAGGCTGAAGATTATTGAAAGGCAGAATAATCAAAGGGTCAAAATAATGAAAACCTTTGACCAAGCCCTGCCTTTTTTAAATCCGGTTCCTGCACTAAATGGGCGAATACCACACCTTTATGTGGTAAGGCCTTCTGACAGGGAAAGTTTCAGGAAATTTCTCCTGGATAATCAAATTCAAACAGGTGTCCATTATCCGATCGCACTGCCCAATCACAGTTACATCAAAAAACACAGCATTGCCGAACAATTTTCAGCTGCTGAAAATGCCTGCCAACAGGTGGTCAGTTTGCCATGTTTGCCAGGCATGTCAGATGCACATGTGGAAAAAATTATAGACGTCTGCCGCAAATGGGAAAGCCAGGCATCATGA
- a CDS encoding GDP-mannose 4,6-dehydratase: protein MKRSSQLSDHFKDKNVLITGGMGFVGSNLAIKLVDIGANVLIADAMIDEYGGNLFNIDPIRDRVKINFCDIRDENSMNYLVRDQDYIFLCAAQVNHIKSLSNPFPDVDINIRGTTVIMEALRNSNNKAVVVKLGSRGQYGSVLNLPAAEELKPEPRGMYEISLLSSEYIIKAYARIYGIQPVLLRLTNIYGPRSQMKHSRYGVANWFVRLAIDGEVIPIYGDGSIIRDFLYVDDCVEAILLAACSPQAYGQVLNVGHDKPSSFLELAKTIIKVLGNGEWQLTPFSEERKAQEPGDFYSDITKIKDLTGWEPATSLQEGISQTLEFYQQYKNHYWE, encoded by the coding sequence ATGAAAAGATCTTCACAACTATCAGACCATTTTAAAGATAAAAACGTATTAATTACCGGCGGCATGGGGTTTGTGGGGAGCAACCTGGCGATCAAACTTGTTGATATCGGTGCAAACGTGTTGATTGCAGACGCCATGATTGATGAATACGGCGGCAATTTATTTAATATAGATCCCATAAGAGATCGGGTTAAGATCAATTTTTGCGATATTCGCGATGAAAATTCAATGAATTATCTCGTGCGCGATCAGGATTACATTTTTTTATGCGCCGCCCAGGTTAATCATATCAAAAGTCTTTCAAATCCGTTTCCCGATGTTGACATCAATATCCGCGGAACCACCGTCATCATGGAAGCATTGCGCAACTCAAATAATAAAGCTGTTGTTGTTAAATTGGGTTCAAGGGGCCAATACGGCAGCGTCTTAAACTTACCGGCAGCTGAGGAGCTAAAACCCGAACCGCGGGGTATGTATGAGATCTCGCTGCTTTCTTCAGAATACATCATCAAGGCATATGCCCGGATTTATGGCATCCAACCGGTGCTTTTAAGATTGACCAACATTTATGGGCCACGGTCACAAATGAAGCACAGCCGATATGGTGTTGCCAACTGGTTTGTGCGGCTGGCCATTGATGGTGAAGTCATACCCATCTATGGAGACGGCTCAATTATTCGGGATTTTTTATATGTGGACGACTGTGTCGAAGCGATTCTTTTGGCGGCGTGCAGCCCCCAGGCCTATGGCCAGGTTTTAAATGTCGGTCATGATAAGCCATCCTCTTTCCTTGAACTGGCAAAAACGATTATCAAAGTTCTTGGAAACGGGGAATGGCAATTAACACCGTTCTCAGAAGAACGAAAAGCCCAGGAACCAGGGGATTTCTATTCGGATATAACCAAAATTAAAGATTTGACTGGCTGGGAGCCCGCCACCTCATTACAGGAAGGAATCTCCCAAACACTTGAATTCTACCAACAATACAAAAATCATTACTGGGAATGA